The Triticum dicoccoides isolate Atlit2015 ecotype Zavitan chromosome 6A, WEW_v2.0, whole genome shotgun sequence genome has a window encoding:
- the LOC119315866 gene encoding probable ribosome-binding factor A, chloroplastic, which yields MFPCRPLVSPPLPQALAAEAPVSVRRLRVVRCMAKERRVRMVAKKIQRELADMLTRDPVMQRAVLPEAALGANRYLSSPTTITDVELSNDLQVCKVCVFVFGDERGKKVAMAGLKDKTKYLQVMPELSNDLQLRNLLWATSKHDVYVMQNYSVRHWSSLLRRGKEVLNVAGPNQDMQGGRPLSRVKISTMTVKDNLLAAGGFHGELICNVRRLE from the exons ATGTTCCCGTGCCGGCCGCTGGTGTCCCCACCGCTGCCGCAGGCCCTCGCCGCCGAGGCGCCCGTCTCTGTGCGGCGGTTGCGCGTGGTGCGGTGCATGGCCAAGGAGCGGCGGGTGCGGATGGTGGCGAAGAAGATCCAGCGGGAGCTGGCGGACATGCTGACCCGCGACCCCGTCATGCAGCGCGCCGTCCTCCCCGAGGCCGCCCTCGGCGCCAACCGCTACCTCTCCTCCCCCACCACCATCACCGACGTCGAGCTCTCCAACGACCTCCAG GTGTGCAAGGTGTGTGTGTTCGTGTTCGGGGACGAGAGGGGGAAGAAGGTGGCCATGGCCGGGCTCAAGGACAAGACCAAGTACCTCCAGGTCATGCCCGAGCTCTCCAACGACCTCCAG CTGAGGAACCTCCTGTGGGCTACTTCCAAGCATGATGTGTACGTGATGCAGAACTATTCTGTGAGGCATTGGTCGTCCTTACTCCGGAGAGGAAAAGAAGTGCTCAACGTGGCAGGCCCAAATCAG GATATGCAGGGAGGTCGGCCCTTGTCCAGGGTGAAGATCAGCACCATGACGGTGAAAGACAACCTCCTGGCGGCTGGTGGTTTCCATGGGGAGTTGATCTGCAATGTAAGGAGGCTGGAGTAG